The following coding sequences are from one Methanococcoides orientis window:
- a CDS encoding FAD-dependent oxidoreductase, whose translation MITHDVIVIGGGLSGLRCAIELHEKGVDVAIISKVPPIRSHSGAAQGGINASLGSDDSWESHAFDTVKGSDYLADQDTVEILCKEAPDRVLEMEHWGTNFSRKDDGTIAQRPFGGAGFPRTCYAGDRTGHNLLHTLHERVLRAGIKVYREWLVTKLVIEDDRCLGFVAMNLLNSELEVFKTKATVLATGGYGRIYAKSTNAIINKGFGISLAYRAGVPLQDMEFVQFHPTTLWGTNILITEGARGEGGYLYNKDHERFMKDYAASSMELAPRDIVARSIQQEIEEGRGFPGGYVHLDITHLGKDLIEERLAGIRQICIDFIGIDPVEEPIPVQPGQHYSMGGICSNKDGATPVNGLYAVGECACISVHGANRLGGNSLLDTVVFGRRAGVHAAEYVASLKEASDDPLKRALDSERTAISEMMGKDGESYSSISQELKQTMQENVGVFREHDKLEQAVRDIKDLEERAKSLMVKTEAKEFNLELLNAIELKGMLDLAHVIALGALVREESRGAHYRTDFLERDDKNWLKHTLAYPAPEGPRLEYKDVSITIFQPQRRTY comes from the coding sequence ATGATCACACATGATGTGATAGTGATAGGAGGCGGCCTTTCAGGCCTCAGATGTGCTATTGAACTTCATGAAAAGGGAGTGGATGTAGCCATCATCTCAAAGGTTCCCCCGATACGCAGCCACTCCGGAGCTGCACAAGGAGGTATCAATGCATCCCTTGGCTCCGATGACAGCTGGGAATCGCATGCATTTGACACAGTAAAGGGAAGCGACTATCTTGCCGACCAGGACACTGTTGAGATATTATGTAAAGAAGCCCCTGACAGGGTTCTTGAAATGGAACACTGGGGTACCAATTTCTCAAGGAAGGATGATGGTACCATAGCACAGCGTCCTTTTGGAGGTGCAGGATTTCCCAGGACATGCTATGCAGGGGACAGGACCGGACACAACCTTCTTCATACACTTCACGAAAGGGTCCTGCGTGCCGGCATCAAGGTCTACAGGGAATGGCTTGTAACAAAACTTGTGATCGAGGATGACAGATGTCTGGGTTTTGTAGCTATGAACCTGCTAAACTCCGAACTTGAGGTTTTCAAGACAAAAGCTACAGTACTTGCCACCGGGGGTTATGGGAGAATCTACGCGAAATCCACCAATGCCATCATCAACAAAGGTTTTGGGATAAGTCTTGCCTATCGTGCAGGAGTACCACTCCAGGACATGGAATTCGTACAGTTCCACCCCACAACATTATGGGGCACTAATATACTGATCACCGAAGGTGCAAGGGGTGAAGGCGGATACCTCTACAATAAGGACCATGAAAGGTTCATGAAAGACTACGCAGCCTCATCGATGGAACTGGCACCCAGAGATATCGTTGCAAGGTCTATCCAGCAGGAGATCGAGGAGGGAAGAGGATTCCCCGGAGGATATGTCCATCTGGACATCACCCACCTTGGGAAAGACCTTATCGAAGAAAGACTGGCAGGTATCAGGCAGATCTGTATCGATTTTATAGGCATTGACCCGGTCGAGGAACCAATCCCGGTACAGCCCGGACAACACTACTCAATGGGTGGAATCTGCTCGAACAAGGACGGAGCTACTCCTGTTAACGGGCTATATGCAGTTGGGGAATGTGCCTGCATAAGTGTTCATGGTGCAAACCGGCTGGGGGGAAATTCACTCCTTGACACCGTGGTCTTTGGACGAAGAGCAGGAGTGCATGCAGCAGAGTATGTTGCATCACTGAAAGAAGCGAGCGATGATCCTCTGAAACGGGCACTTGATAGTGAGAGAACTGCAATTTCTGAAATGATGGGGAAAGATGGAGAAAGCTATTCCAGCATAAGTCAGGAACTGAAACAGACCATGCAGGAGAATGTGGGTGTTTTCAGGGAACACGACAAACTCGAGCAGGCAGTCAGGGATATCAAAGATCTGGAAGAGAGAGCAAAATCACTGATGGTCAAAACAGAAGCAAAGGAATTCAACCTGGAACTGCTCAATGCCATCGAGCTTAAGGGTATGCTGGACCTGGCACATGTCATCGCATTAGGAGCATTGGTACGTGAAGAAAGCAGGGGTGCACATTACAGGACCGATTTCCTTGAAAGGGACGACAAGAACTGGTTAAAGCACACACTCGCCTATCCCGCACCGGAAGGTCCACGACTGGAATACAAAGATGTTAGTATAACGATCTTCCAGCCACAGAGGAGGACTTACTGA
- a CDS encoding glutamate synthase-related protein has translation MSEYRCNVCGAFEYDDTRGDSNTDIKPGTKPEDFPDDWRCPICGADKNHQMPVEKEEIEEITSEEIVTCPKCGTKSKITVSEFGKIDISGYLGEWRRNSDTTESYMEDIHKISVSGESILEPMRTKQDVVSWNDILIKGAQLAKMPLNEDEAVNTNTVIGPKAKHPLIIETPVFITHMSYGALSSEIKQALAMGSAAVKTAMCSGEGGILKESMEKAHKYIFEYVPNKYSATEDNLKKVDAIEIKIGQSAKPGMGGHLPAEKVTHELAEIRGFPEGTDIVSPAHFDDIRSKDDLKAKVDWLRETSGGKPIGIKMAAGNIEADLEIAVYAKPDFITIDGRPGATAAALKFVKNATSIPTIFALYRARKFLDEKGIKDISLIITGGLRVSSDLAKALALGADAIAIGTAALMACACQQYRQCDTGKCPVGVTTQDLELRSRLKIDISAKKLENFLRVSTEELENFARLTGNDDVHKLSINDLCTTNSEISDHTEIEHV, from the coding sequence ATGAGCGAATACCGATGCAACGTCTGTGGTGCTTTTGAGTATGATGATACAAGGGGAGACTCGAACACCGACATAAAACCCGGAACAAAGCCGGAAGATTTCCCTGACGACTGGCGCTGTCCGATATGTGGTGCTGACAAGAACCACCAGATGCCTGTTGAAAAAGAAGAGATCGAGGAGATCACTTCAGAAGAGATAGTCACCTGTCCGAAATGTGGTACAAAAAGTAAGATCACAGTATCAGAATTTGGAAAAATAGACATCAGTGGTTATCTTGGAGAATGGAGAAGAAACTCTGACACTACTGAAAGCTACATGGAAGACATCCACAAAATCTCTGTTAGTGGTGAATCCATACTCGAACCGATGAGGACAAAGCAGGATGTGGTTTCATGGAATGACATCCTTATTAAAGGGGCGCAGCTTGCAAAGATGCCTCTTAACGAGGATGAAGCTGTCAACACTAACACCGTCATTGGCCCAAAAGCAAAGCATCCACTTATTATTGAAACTCCCGTGTTCATTACCCATATGTCATATGGCGCATTATCCAGTGAAATTAAACAGGCCCTTGCAATGGGAAGTGCTGCTGTAAAGACTGCAATGTGCTCAGGAGAGGGCGGCATCCTTAAAGAGAGCATGGAGAAAGCCCACAAGTATATTTTTGAATATGTGCCTAACAAATACAGCGCCACCGAAGATAATCTCAAAAAGGTGGATGCTATCGAGATCAAGATCGGACAGTCCGCAAAACCTGGCATGGGCGGACACCTGCCCGCTGAGAAGGTAACACACGAGTTGGCGGAGATCAGGGGATTTCCGGAAGGTACAGATATCGTAAGTCCTGCTCATTTTGATGATATCCGAAGCAAGGACGACCTGAAAGCAAAGGTTGACTGGCTCAGAGAGACCTCCGGAGGCAAACCTATCGGCATCAAGATGGCTGCAGGCAATATCGAAGCTGACCTTGAAATTGCTGTTTATGCAAAGCCCGACTTCATTACCATCGATGGCAGACCGGGGGCGACTGCTGCTGCACTCAAATTTGTTAAGAATGCAACATCCATACCTACAATATTTGCTCTTTACCGTGCAAGGAAATTCCTGGATGAGAAGGGCATAAAGGATATTTCCCTTATCATTACAGGTGGCCTGCGTGTATCTTCCGATCTTGCAAAGGCACTTGCACTTGGTGCAGATGCCATTGCCATAGGTACAGCAGCACTCATGGCGTGTGCCTGCCAGCAATACAGGCAATGCGATACCGGAAAATGTCCGGTCGGTGTCACAACACAGGACCTAGAACTTCGTTCCAGACTTAAGATCGATATTTCTGCAAAGAAACTTGAGAACTTCCTTAGAGTTTCCACCGAAGAACTTGAGAATTTCGCAAGGCTCACAGGAAATGATGATGTTCACAAATTAAGCATCAATGACCTTTGCACTACAAATTCCGAAATTTCAGATCATACCGAGATCGAACATGTCTGA
- a CDS encoding rubredoxin: MTGYRCNVCNVFEYNDEEGNAEMGIAPGTKPEDFPDDWKCPICGADKSHLMPV; the protein is encoded by the coding sequence ATGACAGGCTACCGATGTAATGTCTGTAACGTTTTTGAATACAATGACGAAGAAGGAAATGCTGAAATGGGCATCGCTCCAGGAACAAAACCTGAAGATTTCCCTGATGACTGGAAATGTCCGATATGTGGTGCAGATAAGAGCCACCTGATGCCAGTTTGA
- a CDS encoding DsrE/DsrF/DrsH-like family protein: MTDTAETTDKAVIIVHSGDMDKIYSALIVGNGALAMGMDVSMYFTFWGLQRLKKGGLEKGPLSKMHMLGLGKWMINKRMKAANVASLEKLMNDYKELGGKILACEMTMEIMGVKAEELRTEWIDEYGAVGTYVNEARDAKITLFI, translated from the coding sequence ATGACCGATACTGCAGAGACTACCGATAAGGCTGTCATTATTGTCCATAGTGGGGATATGGACAAAATATACAGCGCTCTTATAGTTGGCAATGGGGCACTTGCAATGGGAATGGATGTTTCCATGTACTTCACTTTCTGGGGACTTCAGAGACTTAAAAAAGGTGGACTTGAAAAGGGACCCCTTTCAAAGATGCATATGCTGGGACTTGGAAAGTGGATGATAAACAAACGCATGAAAGCAGCAAACGTAGCTTCTCTTGAAAAGCTCATGAACGACTACAAGGAACTGGGCGGGAAAATACTTGCCTGTGAGATGACCATGGAGATCATGGGAGTCAAAGCCGAAGAGCTGCGAACCGAGTGGATCGATGAGTATGGTGCAGTAGGCACTTATGTCAACGAAGCCAGAGATGCGAAAATAACATTATTCATTTAA
- a CDS encoding sulfurtransferase TusA family protein: MTDIEIDTRGETCPVPLVECRKALKKASEGDEVTILGTHPASKKEIPMACKALGLEIIGVEEKDEEWKIKIRR; this comes from the coding sequence ATGACAGATATTGAAATAGATACCAGAGGAGAAACATGCCCAGTACCTCTTGTAGAATGCCGCAAAGCTTTGAAGAAGGCATCCGAAGGAGATGAGGTCACAATTCTCGGAACGCATCCCGCATCAAAAAAGGAAATACCAATGGCATGCAAAGCACTTGGGCTTGAGATCATTGGTGTTGAAGAAAAAGATGAGGAATGGAAGATAAAGATACGCAGGTAA
- a CDS encoding TIGR00725 family protein encodes MIQIGVIGAGSCDKRVAKLAETVGAEIAKNDAILICGGLGGVMEAAAMGCKAEGGQTIGILPGNRKEDANAYIDLVIVTAMGHARNAIIAQSCDTLIAVDGEYGTLSEIALSLKMGKPVVTLESKWDVEGAWVAASPEDAVKIALGLFLTR; translated from the coding sequence TTGATACAGATCGGAGTCATTGGCGCAGGTTCATGCGATAAGAGAGTAGCCAAGTTAGCCGAAACCGTCGGTGCTGAGATCGCAAAGAACGACGCAATACTCATTTGCGGAGGCCTGGGTGGTGTGATGGAAGCTGCAGCAATGGGATGTAAAGCAGAAGGCGGGCAGACCATAGGCATACTTCCGGGAAACAGGAAAGAGGATGCGAACGCGTATATTGATCTTGTGATCGTTACTGCAATGGGACATGCAAGAAATGCGATCATTGCACAATCATGTGATACACTGATAGCCGTAGATGGAGAATACGGCACACTTTCAGAGATAGCGCTTTCTCTAAAAATGGGAAAGCCGGTCGTAACACTGGAATCAAAATGGGACGTAGAAGGAGCATGGGTCGCAGCAAGCCCGGAGGATGCTGTTAAGATCGCATTGGGGCTATTTTTGACAAGGTAA
- a CDS encoding DUF367 family protein: MDKQKEKKYHLHIYHARQCDPKKCTGKKMARFDLARLFDKVQKIPRGSILLDPMAEQALSPADSNEQNITVLDCSWETVEEVFPQLLRLQLKHRALPYLVAANPVNFGRPFKLNSVEAFAAALYILGNKEQAEEILSKFNWGHSFLEVNKEPLEDYSKAKDSKDIIRIQGEYI, encoded by the coding sequence ATGGATAAACAGAAAGAGAAAAAGTACCACCTTCACATTTATCACGCCCGTCAGTGCGATCCGAAAAAATGCACCGGCAAAAAGATGGCACGATTTGATCTTGCACGCCTTTTCGACAAGGTCCAGAAGATCCCACGCGGATCCATTCTACTCGACCCAATGGCAGAACAGGCACTTTCCCCAGCAGACAGCAACGAGCAGAACATAACTGTACTTGATTGCTCCTGGGAAACCGTTGAGGAAGTATTCCCACAACTTTTAAGGTTGCAGCTTAAACACCGTGCACTTCCTTATCTTGTAGCTGCCAATCCTGTGAATTTCGGGAGGCCTTTCAAACTCAATTCCGTTGAAGCATTTGCAGCAGCCCTTTACATACTTGGTAATAAGGAACAGGCAGAGGAGATCCTTTCAAAGTTCAACTGGGGACATAGTTTCCTTGAGGTTAATAAAGAGCCGCTTGAAGATTATTCCAAAGCAAAAGACAGCAAGGACATCATCAGGATCCAGGGCGAATACATCTAA
- a CDS encoding DUF5518 domain-containing protein, producing the protein MNIIKGAIIGLICTVILYMVPLVNALSPFFGGFIGGYVASEGAFGGFKVGVLMSLLAAIPGFMLSGALALLLADIPVLGAILAGSGLFITFVIVIYTAIFGIIGAVVGGAIADNN; encoded by the coding sequence ATGAATATTATAAAAGGAGCAATTATTGGACTGATATGTACAGTCATTCTCTATATGGTACCGCTGGTGAATGCACTTTCTCCTTTCTTTGGAGGTTTTATCGGTGGATATGTTGCTTCCGAAGGTGCTTTCGGTGGCTTCAAAGTTGGTGTTTTGATGTCTTTACTGGCAGCTATTCCCGGATTCATGCTTTCAGGTGCTCTGGCACTTCTGCTTGCAGATATTCCGGTATTGGGTGCTATTCTGGCAGGATCAGGTCTTTTTATTACATTCGTAATTGTCATCTACACTGCGATATTCGGAATTATCGGTGCTGTTGTAGGTGGAGCTATCGCGGATAATAATTGA
- the sfsA gene encoding DNA/RNA nuclease SfsA produces the protein MMPEKEVVIEIPWDAEAKLMSRPNRFLGIVDISSISGSPADVQEEKVHIHDPGRLEDLLYAGNDLLLKKAANTNRKTGWDVIAAKADDGWILINSAFHRKIAEWAIRNEVSPFLEGLDSVAAEQKFGDSRLDFLLVKGNTKIWVEVKGCTLINDRKAIFPDAPTSRGRRHIEELIKAVSGGDEALLIILIFRPNAQCFAPNEVIDPDLAAAFRDAMDVGVNVCPLVFNYEGREIIYRGNISLCDGWKLL, from the coding sequence ATGATGCCTGAAAAAGAAGTGGTAATAGAGATCCCATGGGATGCCGAAGCAAAATTAATGTCAAGACCTAACAGGTTCCTGGGAATTGTGGATATAAGTTCAATTTCCGGATCTCCTGCTGATGTGCAGGAAGAGAAGGTCCACATTCATGATCCGGGAAGACTTGAGGACCTTCTCTATGCAGGCAATGACCTGCTTCTGAAAAAAGCTGCCAATACTAACCGGAAGACCGGCTGGGATGTCATTGCCGCTAAAGCTGATGATGGCTGGATCCTGATCAATTCAGCATTCCATCGCAAGATCGCGGAATGGGCTATAAGGAACGAGGTATCCCCTTTCCTTGAAGGGCTGGATTCAGTTGCAGCTGAGCAGAAGTTCGGGGATAGCCGGCTGGACTTTCTTCTGGTAAAAGGTAATACGAAGATATGGGTGGAAGTAAAAGGTTGCACTCTTATTAATGACAGGAAAGCAATATTTCCCGATGCACCGACCTCTAGGGGTAGAAGGCATATTGAAGAACTGATAAAGGCGGTCAGTGGTGGTGATGAAGCACTTCTAATCATACTGATATTCAGGCCTAATGCACAATGCTTCGCACCGAACGAAGTTATTGATCCTGATCTTGCAGCTGCTTTCAGGGATGCGATGGATGTGGGCGTTAATGTATGCCCCCTGGTATTCAACTATGAGGGTCGGGAAATTATCTACAGGGGCAATATATCTCTGTGTGATGGATGGAAATTACTTTGA
- a CDS encoding class I SAM-dependent methyltransferase: MDIEDVVRIHANPSGEDGKKVGLEMNEHHYELWKWGIGHISIEPDSWILDVGCGGGRAVSILADLVEAGKVYGVDHSSEMVGLATELNKNAVDSEHVTIIHSSVSELPLSDDMFDIVTAFETCYFWQNIVGDLKEVRRVLKDGGILLIVNEMYEHSNFEERNTPFTEVGGMNIFSPQDYRDMLESAGFSSVEVDEVPENNWITVIAKK, translated from the coding sequence TTGGATATCGAGGACGTTGTGAGGATTCATGCAAATCCTTCAGGTGAAGATGGGAAAAAAGTTGGTCTTGAGATGAACGAGCACCATTATGAACTATGGAAATGGGGTATTGGCCATATCTCCATTGAACCGGATTCATGGATACTTGATGTTGGCTGTGGTGGCGGACGTGCTGTGAGTATCCTTGCGGACCTTGTAGAGGCTGGTAAAGTTTATGGTGTCGACCATTCCAGTGAAATGGTGGGGCTTGCCACCGAGCTGAACAAGAATGCGGTCGACAGTGAACATGTCACCATAATACATTCCTCTGTTTCAGAGTTGCCGCTTTCCGATGACATGTTCGATATTGTCACAGCTTTTGAGACATGCTATTTCTGGCAGAATATCGTGGGGGACCTCAAAGAGGTCAGGCGTGTGCTCAAAGATGGTGGCATACTTCTGATAGTCAATGAGATGTACGAGCATAGCAACTTTGAGGAAAGGAACACACCTTTCACTGAAGTGGGTGGCATGAACATCTTCTCACCTCAGGATTACAGGGATATGCTTGAAAGTGCAGGTTTTTCTTCTGTTGAGGTCGATGAAGTTCCGGAAAACAACTGGATAACCGTTATTGCAAAGAAATGA
- a CDS encoding MBL fold metallo-hydrolase, with amino-acid sequence MQVTEHVHAIKVPFSLTTDSGIVVERFVYAYLIYGKNVCLVDCGVASSDNVIFDYMKKTGRDPQDISLIVQTHSHADHIGATPAIKELTGCEVAAHRDAVGWIEHPDIQFGERPIPNFHALAGGPVKVDRVLENGDVFDLGEGLSLKVIHTPGHSKGSISLLLSSDNVLFSGDAIPLVGDIPIYDDVTEVLSSLRKLRDIPDMKVLLSSWDDPIEGEDTYKAIDEGIEYVKKVHEAVQKFSSISWEKVLEEIGLEGVPVNPLVVRTFEAHLKVNEDLS; translated from the coding sequence ATGCAGGTAACAGAACATGTTCATGCCATTAAAGTACCTTTTAGCCTTACCACCGACTCAGGTATTGTGGTAGAGCGTTTCGTGTATGCTTATCTAATTTATGGGAAGAATGTCTGCCTTGTGGACTGTGGTGTTGCATCTTCAGATAATGTTATCTTCGACTACATGAAAAAGACAGGCAGGGATCCGCAGGATATCTCACTGATAGTACAGACGCATTCCCATGCGGATCACATAGGTGCTACTCCTGCGATAAAGGAATTAACAGGATGCGAAGTTGCTGCCCACAGGGATGCAGTAGGGTGGATAGAACATCCTGATATCCAGTTCGGTGAACGTCCAATTCCTAATTTTCATGCCCTTGCAGGTGGTCCAGTGAAAGTGGATCGTGTGCTTGAAAATGGGGATGTATTCGATCTTGGTGAGGGTCTGTCCCTGAAAGTAATTCACACTCCGGGTCACTCTAAAGGTTCGATCTCATTACTGTTATCTTCTGACAATGTTCTGTTCTCCGGTGATGCTATTCCTCTGGTAGGGGATATTCCGATCTATGATGATGTTACAGAAGTTCTCTCATCCCTCAGGAAACTTCGGGATATACCTGATATGAAGGTACTTTTGTCCTCGTGGGATGATCCGATTGAGGGTGAAGATACCTACAAAGCTATCGATGAGGGAATTGAATATGTCAAAAAGGTTCATGAGGCTGTTCAGAAATTCTCATCGATTTCATGGGAAAAGGTTCTGGAAGAGATCGGATTGGAAGGTGTTCCTGTTAATCCATTGGTCGTGAGGACCTTTGAGGCACATTTGAAAGTGAATGAAGATCTTTCTTGA
- a CDS encoding MFS transporter — protein MAPSDHPIKRQLYVLSISKLFKDLATGMLVFIIPLYVANMDSLILQDMPAVLKAGLATTVFGLANSISQPYMGRLSERLDRRKLFLTIGYMVFAIICYTYATSGYFESILFLRIVQGIAIGATIPAIVTMVTHLSASTARGQAMGIYSSLRGAFFGIGSMVGGAVVTYYGFVAGFYISAALVLLSAILIVLFVKETRAPETKYPEEESPDGPAIIRILAIAMFMMLVGIMLILSLLPAYQTRLEATEFLLSIALSAYVISRIVFQVPIGILSDRFGRKLPIIAGIFFNAIIVYGLGHVDTINSLILLRLLQGIAMAAVETPLLALAVELSGEKKVSSKVSTITSAQAAGVAMGPLIGGVFGGYVSFETPFHISSLLIILSGILVWAALRKSSYNTGNTGNPGIN, from the coding sequence ATGGCACCTTCGGACCATCCAATTAAGCGCCAGCTTTACGTCCTTTCCATATCCAAACTATTCAAGGACCTTGCTACTGGAATGCTGGTGTTCATAATACCTTTGTACGTTGCGAATATGGACTCCCTGATATTGCAGGATATGCCGGCAGTTCTAAAAGCAGGGCTTGCAACAACTGTATTCGGACTGGCGAACTCTATTTCCCAGCCATATATGGGAAGATTAAGCGAACGGCTTGACAGGAGAAAGCTTTTCCTGACCATTGGTTACATGGTCTTCGCAATTATCTGTTACACCTATGCCACTTCAGGCTATTTTGAATCAATACTTTTCCTCAGGATAGTTCAGGGAATTGCAATCGGTGCAACCATTCCTGCCATCGTTACAATGGTCACACACTTGTCAGCTTCAACGGCCAGGGGGCAGGCAATGGGCATATACTCCAGCCTCAGGGGTGCATTCTTTGGAATAGGTTCAATGGTCGGCGGTGCTGTTGTGACCTACTATGGATTCGTTGCCGGATTCTACATCAGTGCAGCCCTTGTTCTGTTGAGTGCTATCCTCATAGTCCTCTTTGTGAAAGAAACAAGAGCACCTGAGACCAAATACCCGGAAGAGGAATCACCTGACGGACCTGCCATCATCAGGATACTTGCCATTGCCATGTTCATGATGCTTGTAGGTATAATGCTCATTCTTTCCCTCTTGCCTGCCTATCAGACAAGGCTTGAAGCAACCGAATTCCTGCTCAGCATAGCACTATCTGCCTACGTGATCTCAAGGATAGTGTTCCAGGTACCCATAGGTATCCTCTCGGACAGGTTTGGAAGAAAGCTTCCCATAATTGCAGGCATCTTCTTTAACGCAATAATAGTATATGGCCTCGGCCACGTTGATACCATAAACTCTCTGATCCTGTTGAGATTACTACAGGGTATAGCCATGGCAGCAGTTGAAACACCCCTACTAGCTCTGGCAGTGGAACTCTCAGGAGAGAAGAAGGTAAGCAGCAAGGTGAGCACCATAACCAGTGCACAGGCTGCAGGAGTAGCAATGGGACCACTGATAGGTGGAGTTTTTGGAGGATATGTCAGTTTTGAAACACCATTCCATATCAGCAGCCTGCTGATCATCCTATCAGGAATATTAGTATGGGCTGCATTAAGGAAGAGCAGTTATAATACTGGAAATACTGGAAATCCCGGGATCAATTGA
- a CDS encoding PLDc N-terminal domain-containing protein: MLDAIWGLLVLLSVIWVIYDVVTQNKRLSGAMKVVWILVALVFGILGAAVYYFIGRK, encoded by the coding sequence ATGCTCGACGCCATATGGGGTCTTTTGGTACTATTGTCAGTTATCTGGGTTATCTACGATGTAGTGACACAGAATAAGAGATTAAGCGGTGCAATGAAAGTTGTATGGATACTTGTCGCACTTGTATTCGGTATCCTTGGTGCTGCTGTATATTATTTCATAGGAAGAAAATAA
- a CDS encoding Glu/Leu/Phe/Val family dehydrogenase, whose product MIENKIERIHADSAMTCSLCMQEMETLYDHLAMSTEEIDLLDMPKRSFTVHFPVRMDSGRMKMFIGHRVQYNDSRGPTKGGIRYHPDLTIEYLQDLAFLMTIKCALVDIPFGGAKGGIVTNTKELSRGELERVTRAYIREIADYIGPLKDIPAPDVYTDEQIMVWILDEFERIKREHTPSIVTGKPIELGGSQVRKYSTSLGGVYILEAAMEKAKMDKSKLCVAIQGFGKVGLNAARILHEKGFTICAVSDSSGGIFKEEGLDIMEVIDHKYRTGSVIDFPESRNITNDELLESDCEILIPAALSKQIKRENVHDIKAKIILELANAPITMDASRILLDKHVIIIPDILANAGGVVVSYFEWIQNLSQDYWEEDKVLERLQQKMITAFDKVYEICMEQDCSMRRAALQFSVRRVLYAERLRGNL is encoded by the coding sequence TTGATAGAAAATAAAATCGAAAGGATCCATGCGGATAGTGCAATGACCTGCTCATTATGCATGCAGGAAATGGAAACCCTATATGATCACCTTGCCATGTCAACAGAAGAGATCGACCTGCTAGACATGCCAAAACGTTCTTTTACAGTACATTTCCCCGTGCGCATGGATTCCGGAAGAATGAAGATGTTCATCGGTCACAGGGTTCAATACAATGACTCCAGAGGTCCCACCAAGGGAGGAATAAGGTATCATCCGGATCTTACCATTGAATATCTTCAGGATCTTGCTTTTCTGATGACCATAAAATGTGCTCTTGTTGACATACCATTCGGTGGTGCAAAAGGCGGCATCGTGACCAATACCAAAGAACTCAGCCGAGGCGAACTTGAGAGGGTTACCAGAGCATATATTCGGGAGATCGCTGACTACATCGGACCATTGAAGGATATCCCTGCACCCGATGTGTATACCGATGAACAGATCATGGTATGGATACTCGACGAGTTCGAGAGGATAAAAAGGGAACATACGCCTTCAATTGTTACCGGAAAACCTATAGAATTAGGAGGAAGTCAGGTAAGGAAATATTCCACATCTCTTGGTGGCGTCTACATACTTGAAGCAGCTATGGAAAAAGCTAAAATGGACAAGTCCAAGCTTTGTGTTGCCATTCAGGGATTCGGAAAAGTAGGATTGAACGCTGCACGCATACTCCATGAGAAAGGATTCACAATATGTGCAGTAAGCGACTCCAGTGGTGGAATATTCAAAGAGGAAGGTCTTGACATTATGGAGGTCATAGACCACAAATACAGGACCGGAAGCGTGATAGATTTCCCGGAGAGCAGGAATATAACCAATGACGAATTGCTGGAATCCGATTGTGAAATACTCATCCCGGCAGCTCTTTCAAAACAGATCAAACGCGAGAACGTTCATGACATAAAAGCAAAAATAATCCTTGAACTTGCCAATGCCCCTATTACAATGGATGCAAGTCGAATATTACTTGACAAACATGTGATAATTATACCTGACATACTTGCTAATGCAGGCGGAGTTGTGGTCAGTTATTTTGAATGGATACAGAATCTTAGCCAGGATTACTGGGAAGAGGATAAAGTTCTGGAAAGGCTACAGCAGAAAATGATAACTGCGTTTGATAAAGTATATGAGATCTGCATGGAACAAGATTGCAGTATGAGGCGAGCAGCATTACAATTCTCAGTTCGCAGGGTACTGTACGCTGAGAGACTCCGTGGGAATCTTTAA